TCTTTACAAGTAGACGTATAAATATATAATTTTTTTTCTATTTGAAGATATAAGCCAACTATTTCTTCAATATCTTCAGCACTCAATAAATTTTTCCAATCAGCTATAGGGAAATGGATTGAGTTATTTTCTATGTTAATTTTACAATATAGTGATAATTCATTTTTATTTTCATAGACTTTTTGAAGAGTGCTAGGATTTCTAAAACTAGCAATTATTTTTCCAGGAACTTCATTTTCTACAAAATCTTTTTTTAACCATTTTACTTTTCTATAAAAACCAATTTGATATCTATTTGGAATAAAATCTTCATTTGGATAAGTATTATATAAACAATTTTCATCAATAATAATTCCTAGTTTATAAATACCATCACATCTTGTCCAAATATAATCACCTTTTTTCATTCTATTAAAAAGAATATTAGTATATGTGATATATGATCTTGTTCTATAATTAGATTTTTTTAAACTTTCATAAATATGTTCTTTTATAGCATGAGCAGAAATATTAATATTTTCTAGTCCAAGTAAAAAATTTTCTTCTTTACTCCAACCAATTCCTACGAATTCTTTTTCAATCCATTTTTTAAAAGATTCTTTGTGTTCAACTAATTGACTACCAGGTTTACAATTTATTCTCCATATATTCATAGAAAATACCTCCTTTTATTTTTATATTTCCTATAACCTTGAACGTTAAAAAATCAAAATATCAGTTAATTCATTTTTTCTCTAGAGAGATTATATCATTTTTATTATTACCTTAAAATTATTAATTAAAATAAATAAAAAAAGGAACTAAGATTGACTTAGCTCCTTAAAGTTTCAAGACTAAACTAATTATCTAACTTTGATATTAGCTGCTTGAGGACCTTTTTGTCCTTCAATGATATCAAAAGTTACTTCTTCATTTTCATTTAAAGTTTTGAATCCTTCTTTTTGGATTTGAGAGAAGTGTGCAAATACATCTTTACCATCTTCACCTGTAATAAATCCAAATCCTTTTTCTTGATTAAACCATTTAACTGTACCTTTCATTGTGTACCTCCATAAAATATTATTGAACAATAGAACTCGTGACATTTTGATAGTAACTAAATTAGCTACCATGAAAATCTTAATAAACATAAAGGTATTTCTGAAAGAATACTTTAAATATTAAATCTCAAACTTCAAAACTCATAAATTTATTATTGCTATACAGGTAGTATACTACACTTTTCAATATTTGTACAGCTTTATTTTTATTGACAGAAGAAAAATGAAATAGTATAATATAAAGATAACAATAAAAAAACTATTAATACGTAGCAGGTGGGCAGCTTATAACCCATCTGCTTTTATTTTTTTAGGAGGAAAAAATGTTTAAATTAGATAAAAAATTTATAAAAACTTTGATGCTTTTAGCAATACCCATTATTTTACAAAGTTTAGTAACAGCATCATTAAATCTTCTTGATAATCTGATGATAGGTTCATTGGGAGAAAATGAGATTGCAGCAGTAGGAATATCTAATCAATTTTATATGCTATATTACTATACAATTATGGGAATTACTCTAGGAGCAGGAATATTTATGTCACAGTTCTGGGGGAAAAAAGATGTAGCAAGTATTCATAAATTTTTAGGAATATCATTAGTTGTTGGAATGGTAAGCACAATATTTTTTGCAATATTAGCATTTTTCTTTCCAGAGATGATAATGAAAATTTTTATAGATGAAAATATTGTCATAGAACAAGGAGTTGCATATTTAAAAATGGTGGCTCTAAGTTATATTTTTACTACTATATCTCTTGCTTATGCAGCAGCTTTAAGAAGTATTGGACAGACTAAAATTCCTATGTATGGAAGTTTAGTGGGACTTGTATTTAATGGAATATTAAACTATATCTTTATTTTTGGTAAGTTTGGAGCTCCTGTTATGGGAGTTGCTGGAGCTGCTTTAGGGACAACTGTTTCAAGATTTATGGAGTTAGCTTTTATTCTATTTATTATTTATAAAAATAAAAATGTTGTAGCAGGAAAAATTTCACAACTTCTTGACTTTAATTTTAATCTTGTAAAAAGATATTTTATTACTGCTACTCCTGTAGTTTTTAATGATGTTATGTGGATAGCAGGGATTACAGCATATTTTATAGCTTATTCAAAATTAGGAATAAATGCCACTGCTACAATGCAGATAGCTAATACAATTAATAATGTTTTTAATATTTTTGGAATAGGAATAGCATCAGCATCAGCTATTTTAATAGGAAATAAGATAGGTGCAGGAAAAGAGGAAGATGCCAAAGAAGATGCAATTAAAATATCAGTTTTTGGAGTATTGATAGGAATTATTATAGGAATATTCTTTTTCTTCTTGTCTCCTTTTATAGCTATGCTATTTAAAATAACTCCTGAAACATATAATAATGTAATTTTTGTTTTAAGAGTAATGGCTATTGTTTTGCCATTAAGATTTTTTGGAATTACTCAAATTATAGGGGTATTACGTGGTGGTGGAGATGTAATGTATGCAATAATCACAGAACTTGTAGCAGTATGGCTAATTGGAGTTCCTCTTTCATTTATAGGAGCAGTATATTTTAAACTTCCAATAACAATAGTGTATATTTTAGTTTGTTTAGAAGAACCATTTAAAGCTATTGCTACTTATCCTAGATTACGTTCAGGTAAATGGATTAAAAATTTAGTTAAGAATTAAAAAAATGAGCTTCAGGGCTCATTTTTTTATAATTCTTTAAATAAGAGATTATTTAAGATATCTGTGGGATTTGCATTTCTATATTTTTCTCTCAATTTTTTTTCTTTTTCAAGTTTTTCAAGAGTTTCTTTATCAGTTACAACATTTTTCTTTTTTTCAGGATATTTTTCTATTTTATATCCAGTAACTATTTTACTATCAATATCAAAATAGATCTCTAAAAAAGTTTCCTTAATTGCTTTTTGACTATAAACTATCTCAACAGGAAGCAAGGATTTTAAGATCTTTTTATTTTGAATACTATTTTTAGTGTAATAAGTTCCCTTGTGGTAAACATAAGTATAAGGACTTTCTTTTCTTGAAGCTATAAAATATGGCTTTCCAAAGATATCTATAATATCATTTTCAGTTGTTTTATTAACAGATATTAATGGAGATATAGAATTTTTTAATTCATTATTTAGTTTTAAAGTTTTTAATGATGTGCAGCTAGAAAATATGATTAGCAATATTAAAAAATAGTATTTTTTCAAGCTATCTCTCCTTTCGTTTTTTAAGATATAGTATATCATAAAAAAAGTTAGAAAAAAATATTTAATTATAGGTAAATAAAAAAGTTACCTCCTAAGAAGTAACTTTTTAAATATAAAATTAAACTTTGATTCTATTTGTTTTTATCTGCTATAATAGCTCCAGCAGCAGCACCAACTCCAGCACCAACTATAGTACCAGTATTTCCACCAATAAGATGTCCAGCTACAGCTCCAGCAGCAGTTCCAGCAGCGATATGTTTTTCAGTACGAGTACATCCAGCAAAAGCAAGTACAGAAATAGCTAAAATTATAAATAATTTTTTCATATAAATTACCTCCTGTTTACAGTATAAGAGTCTCTTTAATAGAAGTATACAACAAAAAATAGAAATTTCCTAGAGTTTTATAATAATATATTTTTTATTTTTATAATTTACAATCTCTTGAGCTTTTTTATTGATCTTTCCAAATTTTCTATGAGTATATTTTCTAGCATGTTTAGGTGGGTAATCTTCAAAAGTTCTTGATCCCATAAGAGCTATAGTATATTCTAATTCAGCTTTATCAGGAGTAACAAGATAATCTTCTCCAGCAAAAGAGAATAAAATTCCTGGATACATATGATCTCCTTTTATCTGTTTAAAGTTAAAAGGTTTACCTAACTTTTCAACTAAATATTGTCCTAAAGCATTTATTCTATCTAACATCTATCTTTTCACCTTTTTCTTTTTTGTTGTAGTTTTTCTTTTTGTTTTATTTTCAGGTACTGTTTTTCTTTTTAAAAGTTCTCTTTTTTCAATAGTTTTTTTCTTAGCAACTGAATAACCAAAGCTTCCAATAGCTTCTTTTGGCATTGGGAAATATTCTCCATGAGAATAAGCAATAAGGTTAGCCCATTCAAAATGGATTTTTTCATTTTCATCTAATAATCTTGAATCAATATGTGAGCATAGAACCTCAGCTAAAAAAAGATCATGAGTTCCAAGAGGGATAATTTGTTTTACTTTACACTCAATATTTACAGGACACTCTTCAATATATGAAGATTTTACCTCTTTCCCATCTTTTAAAGTGAATCCCATCTCTTTAATTTTATCATTTGTTCTACCTGAACGAACTCCACAATAGTCAGTTTCTCTAGTTAGTCTTCTTGTAGGAAGATTAACAGTAAATTCCATAGTTTCTTTTATATATTCATAAGATAATCTTTCAGGTCTAATAGATATTGAAAGCATAGGAGGTTTTGTACAAATAGTTCCTGTCCAAGCAACTGTAAAAACATTATCTTTTCCCTCTGAATTTTTACTTGTTATTAAAACAACAGGAACAGGATTTAAGACAACACTTCCCTTAAAAAGTTTTTTTTCCATATTTATTCCTTTCATCAGTTATAATTTACTTATGAAATTATATCATTTTTTCTAAATATGTACAATTATTAAGTGTGGAAATTGTTGCTTATAAAAAGAGCTTATGATATACTAAAATTATAAAGTTGGGTAAAAGGTGAAACTTATGAATAATTATGTTATTTTGAAAGGAAAAAAGGATAGGCTGGTAATACATCTAAATTCAGAGGTAGACTTTTTAACTCTTAGGGATAGCTTAGTTGAAAAGATACAAGAGGCTAAAAATTTTATTGGAAGTGTTCACTTAGCAATAGAATTTTCTAATAGAGTTTTAACTGAATTAGAGGAAAATGTTCTTATTGATTTGATTAAATTAAATAGTGATATAAATATTACCTATGTCTTTTCTGAAAGTGGTTCAGGAATAAATAAAAAAGAGAAGATAAAGTTTTTTAAAGCAGTAACTGAAGAGGGACCAACTAAATTTTTTAGAGGAACTCTTAGATCAGGAAGTAAAATAGAATATGATGGAAATATAGTTGTTATTGGAGATGTAAATCCAGGAGCTATGTTGAGGGCAAAGGGAAATATAATAGTACTAGGACATCTAAATGGAGCTGTTTATGCAGGACTAGATGATGATAAAGATGCTTTTATAGGTGCTAACTATATGAATCCAATTCAACTTGTAATAGGTAGTACAATAGCTAAACCTATGCAAAAAGAGATATTAGATACAAATAAGGTAGATAGAAAAGGAGGCTTCAAGATAGCCTACATAAAAAATAGTGAGATATTAATAGAAGATTTTAGTGCACGTTCATATAATGAATAACTAAAACTTTAAGTTAGGAGTGATAAAAATGGCAAAGGTGTATGTAGTGACATCAGGAAAAGGTGGAGTAGGAAAAACTACTACTACTGCTAATCTTGGAGCTGGGTTAGCTTTAAAGGGGAATAAAGTTCTTTTAATAGATACAGATATTGGATTAAGAAACCTTGATGTAGTAATTGGATTAGAAAATAGAATTGTCTATGATCTAGTTGATGTAATAGAGGGAAAATGTAGAATTGCACAAGCTTTAATAAAAGATAAAAGATGTTCAAATCTATGTTTATTACCAGCTGCTCAAATTAGAGATAAAAATGATATCAATGGAGATCAAATGAAAACTCTTATTGATGCTTTGAGAAATGATTTTGATTATATTATAATTGATTGTCCAGCAGGAATAGAGCAAGGATTTAAAAATGCAATAGCTGCAGCAGATGAGGCAATAGTAGTTACAACTCCAGAAATTTCAGCTACAAGAGATGCTGATAGAATAATAGGGCTTTTAGAGGCTAATGAAATAAGAAACCCAAAACTTATTGTAAATCGTATAAAAATGGATATGGTAAAAGCAGGAAATATGTTAAGTGTAGAAGATATTCTTGATATACTTGCAATTAAATTATTAGGAGTAGTTCCTGATGATGAGAATATTGTTATCTCTACAAATAAAGGAGAACCTTTAGTATATAAAGGTGAGTGTCTAGCAGCTGATGCTTATAGAAATATAGTAGAGAGAATGGAAGGAAAGGATGTTCCATTTTTAAATCTAGATGTAAAACTTGGGTTTTTTGAAAAATTAAAAATGGTTTTTGGAAAGTAGGTAGAAGGAATGGGAATTTTTGATTTTTTTAAGAAAGAGGATAACAGCTCTAAAAATATTGCTAAAGATAGACTGAAATTTGTTTTAATTCATGATAGAGCTATGCTACCAGCAAGTGTCTTAGAAGAGATGAAAGATGAGATAATAGCAGTTATATCTAAATATGTGGATATTGATAAAGAGGCTCTTAATATAGAGGTAACTGAAAACCCAGAAAATAAAAGAAGTACAGCTTTAATAGCTAATATTCCACTAGTGGCTAAAAAAGAGAAAAATAGTTAAAAAAGAAAGAGATAGTTTTGCTAACTACCTCTTTTTAAGTATATAAACTATAATATATTTTTTCTTTTCTTAATATCAGCTAAAATGGAATTTGGAGAAGAATATTAGAGAGAGTTACGAAATCTGACGCTAAAAATTCCGACGTGTTTGAGACGAAGTCGAGTTTCGGAATTTTAGTCAGATGAGTATTACTCTCTCTTTATTCTTTGACATGGAATTTAGCTGATATTTAAAATATAAGTTTTGATAACTTAACTTGACTAATAATCGCTAAATGCAAAGGTACTTTGTCAAAACCTAACAATACACAAGAAAAAATGAACTTAGTTAGATATATTATAATTTTTATCCTTTTATAGTCTTATCATTAGATTGTAAAAACTCTAAATATTCCTCTTTAGTCATAGCTGGTTTAAAGTTAGCTAAAATCTCTTTTCCAATTTTTGCATTATCAAAAAGCAGATCTACAACAGTTAGAGCTAAAGATTTAGCAGGAGCAAGATAAGCAAACTCTTCATCTGTAATAGAATAGTTTCTAGTGTGCAGAGCTCCTGTCACTCCACCAAACATAGGATGTAAAGTAGGAATAATATGTGACACATCTCCAAAATCAAATGATCCTGTAAAATCTCCACCTTCTATAATTTCATCATCTTTAATTCCTATAAAATTTATATTTTCTCTTAAAACTTTCTCCATTGAATCATGCCTTAAAATAGGAAGATACCCTGGAAGTTCTTTAATCTCAATTTCAGCACCAACAGCCATAGCACCAGCCATTAAAGCACGATTAACTTTTTTATTAGCATCTATAAGACTTTCAATAGTTCTAGCTCTAACATAAGCTTCCATTCTAACATCAGCAGGGACAACATTAACTATATCTCCACCCTTAGTTATAATTGGATGAAATCTAACTTTATCAGCTTCTTTGAAAGTTTCTCTTTGAGCATGTACATTATTTATAGCTAACATAGCAGCATTTAAAGCATTAATACCCTCATAAGGAGCAGAACCAGCATGAGCTTCTTTACCAATAAATTTAACTTCCTTACCAATGAAACCATTACTTACAGGACCAACTAAAACTTTTTTATCTCCAGTGTCAAGAGCATGGAACATAAGACTCATATCTACATCATCAAATGCCCCTTTTCTAATAAGTTCCTGTTTACCACCAAAATATTTAATTTTTCCCTCTTCTTTTAGTTTACTTCTATAAGCAAGTTCAATAAACTCTTCAGCAGGTGTGGCAATAAAATCAATCTTTCCATCTAGCTCTTTAAAGACACCAGACTTAATAAGTCCAATAGCAACTCCTAACATCCCAGCAATTTGAATATTATGTCCACAAGTATGAGAAGCTCCTATTGAGTTAGCATCACAATGTTCAGCACAAGATATACCATCAAGTTCTCCTAAAATAGCAACTTTAGGACCAGTTTTATCTTCATTTATTCTTGCACGACAACCTGTGTAAGCTATATTTTCTTCAATATTCTCAATATTTAATTCATTTTTAAAAAATTCAACAACAGATTTAGTAGTTTCAAACTCTTTATAACCAAATTCAGGGTTGTTATAAATTTTTCTTCCAATATTGATTATAATATCTTTGTTCTCTTCAATAGCTCTGATAACTCTTTCCTTTAATTGATTCTTATCCAATTAAATCATCTCCTATTTTAGATATTTTATAATATAGTTTAAAATTGCTTCAGTAGTTTTTAAAAGATCTTCAATAACTAGATACTCTTCAACAGTATGTACTTTATACATTCCTACTCCAACAATAATAGAGTTAAACCCTTCTTTAGCTAAAATATTACTGTCAGATCCGCCACCAATAACTTTTAATTCACTTTCTACTCCTATTTCTTCATATACCTTAGCAAACTCCTTACCGAATTTAAGATCATCTTTAGGTTTTAAAATAGGATAGTTGTATGAAAGTTCTAAAGTATACTCACCATTAAATTTATCAGCTACATTTTTAGCAATATTTTCATATTCATCAATTATATTTTCAAGAGTTTCTTCTGAATGGCTTCTTACCTCTCCATGAAAGGAGCAGTAGTCAGGAACTACATTTGTAGGAAATTGTGAAGTTATACTTCCAATATTTGAAGTTGTAAGTTCATTAATACGTCCTATTTTCATTTTAGCAATAGCAGTAGCTGCCATAGAGATAGCATTGATTCCCTTTTCAGGCTCAATACCAGCATGAGCTTTTTTACCTCTAAAAGTGAAGGTAAAATTATATTGACAAGGAGCTGAATGGGCTATGATACCAGCTCTTCCAGCATTATCAAGAACTATCATATTAGTAGCAGGTCTCATATTTTCAGACACATCTTTCCATTCAATACTTTTTGCCCCAAGCATACCAGCTTCTTCTCCAGGAGTTAAAAGAACATATATATCTTGATGAGAAAGATTATTCTCTTTTAAAATTCTAAGAACTTCAATAATAGATGCAACTCCACCTTTATCATCTCCTCCAAGGGTAGTAGTTCCATCTGTTTTTATAATACCATTTTCTATTATAGGAGAGATATTTTCACAAGGTTCTATAACGTCCATATGAGCACATAAAGTTACTCCTTCACCTACTAAATCCCCTTTAAATTTAGCAAAAATTGTAGGAGCATCCCCATTATATTTTGTATAGCCATTATCAAGATAGATCTCTCCACCAAGTTCTTTTAGAGTTTCTATTAAATAATTAGCAAACTTTCCCTCTTTTTTAGATGGAGAATAAATTTTTACCATTTCAATAAAATTATTAATAATTCTTTCTCTATTAATCATAATTCCTCCAATAGTTTTATTTATAGTTAAGCAAATTATAATTTATCTAACTAAGCTCAGTTATCTAGCACATCATTAGGTTTTGACAAAGTACCTTTGTTATTTGCAGTTATTAGTCAATTTTAGTTATCTCTATTTCCTTTTTTAACATCAAGTTGTCTCCATGTCAGTGAATAAAGAATCCCTATGGCTCATTCCGTTGTATGGGTCTCGCAGGAGTTCCACTCCTGCATCTCAAAAATAGTAGTCGCTAAAGCTTCTCTATTTTTGGAACTCGCTACGCCTCAAACACGTTGCATTTTCTTAACTGCATTTCGCTGAGGGCTTCTAATATTCACTTCCAAATTACGTCAACTTGATGTTAGGAATAATATATTTTTATTTTAATTATTAGAATGATAAAATACAAATTTTTCTATTAGATCAGCAATTCCACCATCATTGTTAGATTTTACAATAAAATCAACTTGTTCTTTTATTTCAGGTTGAGCATTTTCAACAGCCACAGAAGTTCCAGCAGCTTTTAACATAGGAAGATCATTAAAAGAATCACCAACAGCTATAACTTCTTTAATAGGAATATTAAGTTTTTCAGCTAATTTTTTAACAGCTACCCCCTTATCAATTCCAAGTTTAGTTACTTCAAGGAAGAAAGGCTTAGAAATAGCAATACTATATTTATCCCCATACTCTTTTTTTAATTCAACTTCAACTTTTTTTAGATAGCTAGGTTCAGCTAAAAGCATACATTTAACAGCCCCTCTATCTACATATTCTTTAAAACTTTTTACTACTCTATGATTCATCTTAGTTAAATTAACTTCTACATCTATATACTCACTTTCAGTTTCAGAAACTACTTCATCATTGATATAAGTTAAAATATGAGTATTATATTTTTTACTAAAGTCATACATCAAGTGCAGATCCTCTTTTTCAAGAGATGCTTCAAAGATATTTTCATTAGTTTTACAATTAGTAATAATAGAACCATTGAAAGATAAAATATATTCATCAAATTTCTCAGCTTCAATCTCCTTTGCAAGATCTCTCATAGCAAAAGTAGGTCTTCCAGAACAAAGAATAAATTTTATTCCAGCTTCTTGAGCTTTCATAATAGCTTTTAAATCAACAGGTGATATTTTTTTCTCAGAGTTTAGAAGAGTATCATCTAAATCTGTAACAATCATCTTATATTTCATAACAACCCCCAGAACAGATATTTTCTTTCAATTATATCAAATAGTAAAACTATTTTACAATAGGTCTTCTTGCTAAAAATATAAGGGGAATAAGTAGTAAAATCATAATTCCACTACCAATAATAATATCATTTACTCCCATTAATGCAGATTGTTGAGTTATAAGTTCATTTATCATCTCTAATTTCATATGTAGAGGAGATGAAAAATGGTTGATATAACTTTGAAAGTTAGGGTTTCCAACATTGATAGCTGAAACAATATCTTGATGATGCGTAGAGATTCTGTTATTCCAATAGTTTATTGCAAGAGATGTACCGAAACTATTCCCTATATTTCTAGTAAAATTATATAGTCCTGATGCCCCTGCTAACTCTTCTGGGGGAATATCTGAAAGGGTAATTGTATTTAGAGGAATAAAGAAAATTCCCAATCCTATTCCTGTTAAAAAACGAGAGCCTGCAATGTAACTTGCTGTTATATCTGGTGGGTAGTTTCCAGTTAAAATAGCTGTGATACTAAAAAGTACAAAACCAAATACAACAACTTTTCTAGCATCTAAATTATTTAAAATACTTCCTAAAATAGGAGCAGTAAAAAGAATAGAAAGCCCCAATGTAGAGGTAGCTATACCACTATCTAAAGCTGTGTATCCCATATAGTTTTGTAACCATAGGGGAATAACTACAACTGAAGCAAAAAAGGCAATAGATGCTACTGTTATGCTCAATGCCCCTATACTAAAGTTTTTATTTAGAAAGAGTTTAACATTTACTACTGGAGTAGGGTGATACCACTCCCAAATAACTAATATAGTTAAAAATATAAAGGCGATTAATGCTAAACTTATAATAAATGGACTTTGGAACCAGTCTAAATCGTTTCCTTTATCTAACATTATTTGTAGAGCAGATATTCCAATAGCTAAAAAGATAAGTCCCCATTTATCAACAGGAACTTTTTCTATCTTATCTTTGTAACCTTTTTTTCTAAAAATAAAGTGAACTATATATGTAGATAAGATACCAAAGGGAACATTTATATAGAAACACCATCTCCAAGAGAATGAATCTGTTATCCAACCACCTATTACAGGTCCGAGAACAGGAGCAAGAACAATTGTCATAGACCATATACCTAGAGCCATAGCTTTTTTCTCTTTTGGATAGAAACTTAGCATAAGTGTTTGTGATAATGGAATCATACTAGCTCCCACTATTCCTTGAAGAACTCTAGCAAAAAGCAGAAAGCCAAAAGAAAAACTTACACCACAGAGAACGCTTGCTCCAGTGAAGAAAAGAGTGGCAAGGGTATATTGCCTTACAATGCCAAATCGTTTAGTTAACCAACCGATTAAAGGTAAAAATATAGCTTCAGAAACTGCATATGATGTAATAACCCAAGTTCCTTGGGTAGGAGCAACAGCAAAATCTCCAGCTATATGGGTTAAAGATACATTTACAATAGTACTATCTAAAACATTCATAAAAGAACCTATTGATAGTGCCAGTGTAGCAGATATAATTTCAAAAGGAATACTCATAAAAATCACCAGCTTTATTGGATATTATTTTTTATAATATTATTAACCTGTTCATCTATTGTTGCTTCATCAATAGAGTATAGAGATGAAGTTTTTTCTTGAAAAGGAACTATTTTATCACTATTTTTTTCTAAATATACAGTAGCTTTCATAGAACTACCAATAGGAATTATTCCATTTTCTTTAATACTATCACTATCAATGTGAACTCTCACAGGGACTCTCTGAACAATCTTTATCCAGTTACCAGTGGCATTTTGTGCTGGTAAAAGAGATAGAGAACTACCTGTTCCAGCTGATATTCCTTGAACATAACCACTGTATTTTTTCTTGTTAACATCACTTACAAGAGTAACTTTATTTCCAACTTTAACATTTTTCATCTGAGTCTCTTTTAAGTTTACATCAGCCCAAGTATTTTCAAGATTTATTATTGTTAGAAGCTCTTGAGAAGGAGCAACTTCTTGTCCTAAAAATATAGCCTTTTTAGCTACAACTCCAGAAACTGGAGCATAAATTTTAGTTCTCTCTAAATCTACATAGGCTTTTTTATATGCAGTAATAGCTTGTTGAACATCAGGATGAGTCATGATAGATGTACTACTAACTTGAGTTATAGCATTATCTAAAGCTGAGTTACTTTGTTCTAAAGAGGCAATAGCTATATTTAAATTATCTTTAGCAGTAAGAAATTCATGTTTACTAGCAAGTCCAGCTTCATAGGAATTTTTTGCTATTTGATAATCTGTCTTTGCCTTTTTTAATCTGTTCTCTTTAGCAATTACATCTTTTTGAAGTTGAGCAACTTGAGAGTTAAGAGATGAATAATAACGTATAGCTTTTCCTAGAGATGCAGTGGCATTTTCTAGTGCTAATCTATAATCAATATCATCAACAGTAGCTAGTAAATCTCCTTTATTGACATATTGAGTGTCTTCAACCATAAGTTTATTAATTGTACCACTAACTTGAGAGGTAATAATATTTTGAGAACCATTTACATAGGCATCATCAGTATCTTCAATAGTTCTTCCATATAGT
This region of Fusobacterium varium genomic DNA includes:
- a CDS encoding septum site-determining protein MinC gives rise to the protein MNNYVILKGKKDRLVIHLNSEVDFLTLRDSLVEKIQEAKNFIGSVHLAIEFSNRVLTELEENVLIDLIKLNSDINITYVFSESGSGINKKEKIKFFKAVTEEGPTKFFRGTLRSGSKIEYDGNIVVIGDVNPGAMLRAKGNIIVLGHLNGAVYAGLDDDKDAFIGANYMNPIQLVIGSTIAKPMQKEILDTNKVDRKGGFKIAYIKNSEILIEDFSARSYNE
- a CDS encoding flavin reductase family protein translates to MEKKLFKGSVVLNPVPVVLITSKNSEGKDNVFTVAWTGTICTKPPMLSISIRPERLSYEYIKETMEFTVNLPTRRLTRETDYCGVRSGRTNDKIKEMGFTLKDGKEVKSSYIEECPVNIECKVKQIIPLGTHDLFLAEVLCSHIDSRLLDENEKIHFEWANLIAYSHGEYFPMPKEAIGSFGYSVAKKKTIEKRELLKRKTVPENKTKRKTTTKKKKVKR
- a CDS encoding cold-shock protein; translation: MKGTVKWFNQEKGFGFITGEDGKDVFAHFSQIQKEGFKTLNENEEVTFDIIEGQKGPQAANIKVR
- the minE gene encoding cell division topological specificity factor MinE, which encodes MGIFDFFKKEDNSSKNIAKDRLKFVLIHDRAMLPASVLEEMKDEIIAVISKYVDIDKEALNIEVTENPENKRSTALIANIPLVAKKEKNS
- a CDS encoding M20/M25/M40 family metallo-hydrolase, which gives rise to MNRERIINNFIEMVKIYSPSKKEGKFANYLIETLKELGGEIYLDNGYTKYNGDAPTIFAKFKGDLVGEGVTLCAHMDVIEPCENISPIIENGIIKTDGTTTLGGDDKGGVASIIEVLRILKENNLSHQDIYVLLTPGEEAGMLGAKSIEWKDVSENMRPATNMIVLDNAGRAGIIAHSAPCQYNFTFTFRGKKAHAGIEPEKGINAISMAATAIAKMKIGRINELTTSNIGSITSQFPTNVVPDYCSFHGEVRSHSEETLENIIDEYENIAKNVADKFNGEYTLELSYNYPILKPKDDLKFGKEFAKVYEEIGVESELKVIGGGSDSNILAKEGFNSIIVGVGMYKVHTVEEYLVIEDLLKTTEAILNYIIKYLK
- a CDS encoding MATE family efflux transporter, which codes for MFKLDKKFIKTLMLLAIPIILQSLVTASLNLLDNLMIGSLGENEIAAVGISNQFYMLYYYTIMGITLGAGIFMSQFWGKKDVASIHKFLGISLVVGMVSTIFFAILAFFFPEMIMKIFIDENIVIEQGVAYLKMVALSYIFTTISLAYAAALRSIGQTKIPMYGSLVGLVFNGILNYIFIFGKFGAPVMGVAGAALGTTVSRFMELAFILFIIYKNKNVVAGKISQLLDFNFNLVKRYFITATPVVFNDVMWIAGITAYFIAYSKLGINATATMQIANTINNVFNIFGIGIASASAILIGNKIGAGKEEDAKEDAIKISVFGVLIGIIIGIFFFFLSPFIAMLFKITPETYNNVIFVLRVMAIVLPLRFFGITQIIGVLRGGGDVMYAIITELVAVWLIGVPLSFIGAVYFKLPITIVYILVCLEEPFKAIATYPRLRSGKWIKNLVKN
- the minD gene encoding septum site-determining protein MinD; translation: MAKVYVVTSGKGGVGKTTTTANLGAGLALKGNKVLLIDTDIGLRNLDVVIGLENRIVYDLVDVIEGKCRIAQALIKDKRCSNLCLLPAAQIRDKNDINGDQMKTLIDALRNDFDYIIIDCPAGIEQGFKNAIAAADEAIVVTTPEISATRDADRIIGLLEANEIRNPKLIVNRIKMDMVKAGNMLSVEDILDILAIKLLGVVPDDENIVISTNKGEPLVYKGECLAADAYRNIVERMEGKDVPFLNLDVKLGFFEKLKMVFGK
- a CDS encoding amidohydrolase; amino-acid sequence: MDKNQLKERVIRAIEENKDIIINIGRKIYNNPEFGYKEFETTKSVVEFFKNELNIENIEENIAYTGCRARINEDKTGPKVAILGELDGISCAEHCDANSIGASHTCGHNIQIAGMLGVAIGLIKSGVFKELDGKIDFIATPAEEFIELAYRSKLKEEGKIKYFGGKQELIRKGAFDDVDMSLMFHALDTGDKKVLVGPVSNGFIGKEVKFIGKEAHAGSAPYEGINALNAAMLAINNVHAQRETFKEADKVRFHPIITKGGDIVNVVPADVRMEAYVRARTIESLIDANKKVNRALMAGAMAVGAEIEIKELPGYLPILRHDSMEKVLRENINFIGIKDDEIIEGGDFTGSFDFGDVSHIIPTLHPMFGGVTGALHTRNYSITDEEFAYLAPAKSLALTVVDLLFDNAKIGKEILANFKPAMTKEEYLEFLQSNDKTIKG
- a CDS encoding glycine zipper 2TM domain-containing protein, whose amino-acid sequence is MKKLFIILAISVLAFAGCTRTEKHIAAGTAAGAVAGHLIGGNTGTIVGAGVGAAAGAIIADKNK